The genomic DNA gatatgtttcgacgataaatcactaattatgtCTACGAGAATCACTAAAAGTACTGGTTCTGGAATTAGTACCGATTTCAATTTACTGATTCGGGTaagtttaaatactgatttgtcgTTAAAATATAGCAAATATGTTATGCAAATCGATGAGTGGGGGATGAATAAAAATAAagtgaaattattttttttaaaggtTAACCAACTAACGGGAAAAGTAAAATTAAAAACGAAGGGGAAAGTGATTAAACATGTGGGTCTCATTGATTTGTAGTTTGTATTTGAGTATTTGCCTATGGGGACAGGTCTTTAGCAACCGTTTGCTATTTAAAGTTTGTTGACAAACAATTTATCAGCCGTTGGATGGGGGATTAACGGGTGAGATGGCATCCGGACCGCTGAAATTTTCCGCGGTTGGTCTGGACGGACCGCAGAAAATTTCCGCGGTTGGGTGCTGTCCCCTTATCCCCAACATCCCAACAGCACCTCATTTCACCACAAAAAACACCACAAATTTCAAGAAAAATTCTACTCTCTCCAAGTTTACATTTTAGGCGATTTTGGGGCATTTTCATCAAGAAATTCAAGTTGTTTTGTCAATTCAAGGTATATTTCTTGTCTTAAATTTCACATTTTCATGGCGGATAAATTATTTGCTCGTATGTTTCGTCATAAACGTCAAAATGAAAAAAAAGAGGCTATTGATTGTAGTTTACATCTTGATAGTTTAAATAGTAGTGAAGAACCTAAAACCCCTGTATATGTTCAAGATGATGATTTTGTAGATAGAAATGAggaatttattaatttagatgacgatttggttgatattgaagatgaaagtgatggaaatgaggttgaaaatgaggttgaaaatgatagtgataatgttgagggtgaggatgaagatgataatgtagAGGATGCAAATTTGTATGAAAATGTTGATGGGGGGGAGTTCCATATTTGAATCAAATTTTTCAAAGTGTGGATGAGGCCGGTCATTTTTTTAGGGCTTATGCTTTACGAAATGGATTTGCTATTAAAATTCAAGCTAGCCATCGTAATAAAGACAACGAGATATATGGTCGTTTATATGTTTGTAGGCTTTATGGAAAAAGTGTCATCGCCGAGAGTAGTCAAAATAAACGGCGTAGAGAGGTTCTTCCTAAAAGCGAGTGCAAGGTGAGGATGTAtgtcaattatcaaaagaaaaaacgTCACTGGGAGGTAACTAGCCTTGAATTGGTACACAACCACGGTCTTGTTTCCCCTAGTAAGATGAATTTGGTACAACGAGAAAGACATGTCAACACCGCGACCCGTAGTTTGATAAAAACGCTTTATGGTTCGGGGGTTCGTAATTGTTAAGTGATGAATGTGATTGGTAACATTCATGGAGGTAATGACAAAGTTGGTTTCAATGTTCAACATGTTAGGAATGTGTTAAGAGACGAGAGGAAGAAAATGTTTGAGATTAGTGACGCCCAAGCGGGGTTGGACTTGTTGCATAGGTTGAATGAAGAAAGTggttctaaatattttattaggaCCGAAGTCGATGAAGAGAATCGCTTGAAGTGTCTAGTATGGATTGATCCGAGATGTATAATGGCTTACCAAAATTTGGCGATGTTATGGCTTTTGATACCACTTATCGGAAAAATAGGTATGCAATGCCATTTGTCCCATTTACCGGAGTCAATCATCATTATCAATCGGTAATTTTCGGGTTTGCATTGATGCGGGATGAACACGCGTCGACTTTTGAGTGGATTCTTCGTACTTGGCTTGAAGGTGTGGGGAATAATCCTCCATTGACTATAATCACGGATCAAGATCAAGCCATGGCAAGCGCTATTGCGGTTGTACTCCCGAATACTACCCATTTATTGTGTTCTTGGCACATTAGTCAAAAATTCCCGGAGAAATTAGCTCATTATTATTCGGCTTTTCCGGAATTCAAGACGGACTTCAACAATTGCATTTATAAATCTCTCACCGAATGTGTTTTTGAAGCTAGATGGGCGTCGTTTGTGGAAAAGTATCACTTGCAAGATCATAAATGGTTAAAGGGGTTATATGAGTTGAAGCACAAGTGGATTCCTGCATATACTAGAAACAAATTTTCGGCGTTTCAAAATAGTACATCGAGGAGTGAGGGGATGAATTCTTTCTTTGATAAGTATGTGAGTTCGGCAACGGGTTTGAAGGAATTCATTGAAAATGCCCAAAAAGCATTGGCAAGGCAATTCATGAGGGAGAAGGAAGAAGATTATGTCACCATTAATCTAAAACGTCCCATAAAATTGCATACCACATTGGAGTATCATGCTTCTTGTATCTACACTAAGGAAATGTTTAGAAGATTTCAAGATGAATTGGTTGAGTCTTCAAAATACTTTGTTGAAAAAGACCGACGAGCTAGTGAAGAAGGGGAGAGAATGGGGGATGTTTATACGTACTATAGTTGTTATAGGCCCATGTCCGAGCCTACGAGAAGAAATGTTTATTTTGTGGCATTCGAGAAAGCAAGCTCTTTGGGAATGTGTACGTGTAGAATGTTTGAACATTCGGGGCTACCTTGTAGACACCTATTGGCGATCTTCACTAAGAAACGGGTTTCGGAAATTCCCCCGTATTACATAAACCGGAGGTGGACAATGCAtgccaatagagttgatggtgtgtTACCTTACAATTTGGATGTTGGACAAAGTCATGAGATGACCTCAACCGATCGATTTAATAGCATGACAATGTTAACCATGAGTTTTTGTCAAAGTAGCATTGCATCCAAGGAACGGTATGATTATGTCGTTGGAGTGATGAATCGAGAAATACCAATTCTCGAAAAAATGAGCGTTGATGGAATTAAATCTTACGAAAGCAATTCGCAAGCTCCAAATGCAAGTGCTCATGAAGAAAcaattcttgaccctatgatgTCCCAAACTAAAGGGAGGAAGAAGGACGTTCGTTTCAAAAGTCCAATAGAATCGATTGGTAAAAAGGAGAAGCCGCCAAGAAGGTGCACTTATTGTCAAATGGAAGGCCATGATAAAAGGAAGTGTGCTCGTAGACTAGAAGATCTTAAAAATGTTcaagaatcacaatataattagtGGTGTACCATTTTGTAACCGAATGTTGTAATCTTTAAATGGATTTGAATTTTAAGTGTTTAACATTGCTTTCTTTTTTGTTATGttttattgtcatataattgccaattattgtcatataattgtgTTTTATTGTGATAGGTAACATGACTAGCGAGTATAGTGGTGAGAACAACTCCGATCATAGTTGTGATTCGGTTTCCCACGTTAGC from Apium graveolens cultivar Ventura chromosome 5, ASM990537v1, whole genome shotgun sequence includes the following:
- the LOC141660941 gene encoding protein FAR1-RELATED SEQUENCE 5-like, with the protein product MYNGLPKFGDVMAFDTTYRKNRYAMPFVPFTGVNHHYQSVIFGFALMRDEHASTFEWILRTWLEGVGNNPPLTIITDQDQAMASAIAVVLPNTTHLLCSWHISQKFPEKLAHYYSAFPEFKTDFNNCIYKSLTECVFEARWASFVEKYHLQDHKWLKGLYELKHKWIPAYTRNKFSAFQNSTSRSEGMNSFFDKYVSSATGLKEFIENAQKALARQFMREKEEDYVTINLKRPIKLHTTLEYHASCIYTKEMFRRFQDELVESSKYFVEKDRRASEEGERMGDVYTYYSCYRPMSEPTRRNVYFVAFEKASSLGMCTCRMFEHSGLPCRHLLAIFTKKRVSEIPPYYINRRWTMHANRVDGVLPYNLDVGQSHEMTSTDRFNSMTMLTMSFCQSSIASKERYDYVVGVMNREIPILEKMSVDGIKSYESNSQAPNASAHEETILDPMMSQTKGRKKDVRFKSPIESIGKKEKPPRRCTYCQMEGHDKRKCARRLEDLKNVQESQYN